Genomic window (Streptomyces sp. SLBN-31):
CAGCCATCAGCCGGGCCGCCGACTCCGCTCCGGTTTCGGGCGGGATGATCAGCAAGTCCCAGCGGCCGGTGCCGTAGGAGAGCAGCAGCAGCTTGTGCGGGTCGATTTCCGGGGTGAACCAGCCGACCTTGACGATGTGGCCGTGCACGGGAACCTTGGGCGGGATGACCGGCCAGTGCTTCGGGTTGACGGCGATGCGGGTGATGCGGCCCCATAGGGGGTCCAACACGTCGGTCAGTGCGGGCAGTTCGCTCAGCAGATCCCGGGAGCGGGGCCACCAGGCACCGTCCAGGAGGCCACGGGAGGCGCCGTCTCTCTTCAGGGTGAGACGCGCGGCCGGGGTGGCGACGGGCTCGGGGTACGGCAGGGTTGGGTGCAAGGTCGCCGACATGATGCGGACCCGTCTCCGGGCCGCCTCTGCGGCGGCCCGGGTTTCATCTCTCGCCGAGAACGACCCGGCGTGGAAGCCGGTGTGCGAATTGC
Coding sequences:
- a CDS encoding DUF5994 family protein — its product is MSATLHPTLPYPEPVATPAARLTLKRDGASRGLLDGAWWPRSRDLLSELPALTDVLDPLWGRITRIAVNPKHWPVIPPKVPVHGHIVKVGWFTPEIDPHKLLLLSYGTGRWDLLIIPPETGAESAARLMAAASHYDGPPQTASALIAADEARHGVAATYEPLGPDEAWEYEGGASVSAAVPPQPGRPSRPSRLIVGM